The Brachyhypopomus gauderio isolate BG-103 chromosome 17, BGAUD_0.2, whole genome shotgun sequence genome includes a window with the following:
- the LOC143480939 gene encoding uncharacterized protein LOC143480939 — protein sequence MATKLKQNISFNLESDINTQIQDFSTRTLTFYLSKAMNTKKRTSTAVYGLGKNISPSKRLRDYLVDGVSTFTSEGPKSEATEKTPQMKPDTSFKTEPAKRRKRETEMLESLGKPSEFVEECYMNNAAILPHLCSLPTTAHSSYTAMSSICGQLSRDDPLMIHGHSVQGYQDIYHRVVDPMLRTPSGQSRPYSLDLGRRIKQRLWEVLYCPSQQEEVQPD from the exons ATGGCAACCAAGCTTAAACAAAATATCAGTTTCAATCTTGAGTCAGATATCAACACACAGATTCAAGACTTTTCAACAAGAACATTGACATTTTACCTATCAAAAGCAATG AACACTAAGAAGCGTACTTCTACAGCTGTATACGGCCTAGGAAAGAACATATCACCTTCAAAGCGGCTTAGGGATTATTTGGTGGATGGAGTTTCAACATTTACAAGTGAAGGTCCCAAGTCTGAAGCCACAGAGAAAACTCCTCAGATGAAGCCAGACACCTCCTTTAAAACTGAG CCtgcaaagaggaggaagagggagactgAGATGCTGGAGAGTCTGGGAAAGCCCTCAGAGTTTGTGGAGGAGTGCTATATGAACAACGCTGCTATTCTTCCACACCTCTGTTCACTCCCAACCACTGCTCATTCATCCTACACAGCCATGAGCTCCATCTGTGGCCAGCTGAGCAGAGACGATCCCTTGATGATCCACGGCCACAGTGTGCAGGGGTACCAAGACATCTACCACCGTGTCGTGGATCCCATGCTCAGGACTCCCTCCGGACAGTCTCGGCCCTACAGCTTGGATCTGGGCCGCAGGATTAAGCAGCGCCTGTGGGAGGTGCTGTACTGTCCCAGTCAACAAGAGGAAGTGCAGCCTGATTGA